The uncultured Mailhella sp. genome segment TCAGGTCTCGGACCCGCCGGCGAGCTCGCCTTCGGAGCCATGGCCGACGGCGTGGGCGCGCCCGTCACCATGCTCTTCTGCGCCATCGTCATCGGCGCGGCCGTGATTCTGTTCCTGCGACATCTGCGCGCCGTCAGACACAGCCTCGCGCAAACCCTCGCCCACATGTAACCTCTTCCCGGCCGCCCCGCGGCCAGCCTCAAGGATCAGCTTCCCATGAACGGCATTTTTTCCGCCCTCGTCACCGTTTTCGGCATCATGCTGCTCGGCCTCTTTGCCGAACGTCGCCGCATTCTCGCGCCCACCATGGCGCTCTGCCTCAATCAGTTCGTGTACTGGATCGGTCTGCCCGCCCTCATCTTCACCCAGATGTGCTCCATTCCCATGAGCGGAGAAGCCTCCACCTTCATCTGGTCCTTCCTCGCCGCCTCCTTTGTCTGCTATCTGCTCGCCTATCTCTTCTTCTCGGGCTTCTGGCGCTCCCACAGGCCCGAAACCACCATACGCACCCTTGCCGCCGTGTTCCCCAACGCGGCCTTCTTCGGCCTGCCCTTCATCTTCATGGTCTTCCCCGACAACGAACCCGCCGCCACCGCCGGCATGCTCGGAGCGCTGCTCTACACCGGCGTCTTCCTCGTGGCCGACGGCACCCTCGACATCCTTGCCTCATCCGGCGGCAACGACCGCCGCGGCCTCGGAAAGAAACTCCTCGGCGAAGTCATCCACAACCCCATGATCGTGGCCGCCGTTCTCGGCGCGTGCGTCGGATTTTCCGGTCTGCCCCTGCCCAAAGCCATCCTGAACATCACCCAGATGCTCGGCTCCACCGCCTCCCCCTGCGCCCTGTTCGGCATGGGCATGGTGCTCTCCGCCCAGCTCTCCGGTTCCTACGGCGCCGGCGACAACGCCGAATCCTTCAGCAAAAAGAACCTCGCCCTGATCTGCGCGGCCAAGCTCCTGCTTCAGCCGCTCTTCACCTGCCTCGTGCTGATTGTCGCCGGCTGCTCTCCCATCGCCGTGGCCGTGGGCACCTTCACCGCAGGCATGCCCACCGGAACCATGGTGTACATTCTCGGCGAACGCTATCACGCCTGCCCCACCGAATCGTCCATGACGGTCATCGCCACCACCATTCTTTCGCTGGTCTCGCTGCCGCTCGTCATGCTCGCCATGCAGTTCGCAGGACTCGTCTGACGCCCGCCGCCCTTGCTTAACAGGGGCGAGAAGGTTATCATGCTCTCCGCCAGTTTCCGCGCACCCTGCTCAATGCGGCGGAATCGTTGCCGTTTTTCAGCAGGAAGAAGGAGGTCTTCATGCCGGATCAATACCTGCCGCCCATACTTCCCTGCTCCACCTGCGGGAGCCGGGAACAAAAACTGGAATCGTGCCTGCCCGCCGGCCGACGCCATGAACTGTGGCGGGTCGTGTGCCCGTGCGGCTGCGCGCTGACGCAGTGGGCCGTGTCGCAGGGAGCCGCCATCCGCCTCTGGAACCGCTTCCTCGGCGAGGAACACGGCAACTGAGCCCCGCGCCCGGACGATTTCGACGCCGCTTCCCGCCAACGCGCATCCCGCGAGTGCGGCGAACCGAAGCCGAATCGAACGAACCTGAGCCGGAGCGCGTCCGCTCCCGCCGGAGCGAGCCGAAGCCGACTCAGGCCATCCGCGCCCCGGGCGGGCAATCCAAAGCCGGGCGTTCCGCAAGGCCCCGGTCAGGCATCTCCCGCAGGCCCGACGAGTTAGCCTGCGGAGCAACCCGGCAGCTTTCCACAGGTCCGGCGGATCAGCCCGGTGCGTTCCGCAAAAGTGGTGGCCCGCGGCCCGGCGAACCCGCAGATGAACTCCGGCATGCCGACCGGCCCGGAGCGTTGACCGGACTGTTGCAGGCCCGCCGCGCTCCTGCGTTTTCCCTGCAAGGCGAACAGCGCAGGCCCCCGCCTTCCGCCGCCCGCAAGGCAGCGGCAGACGCGGACGCCTTCCATCGCCGGGGGCGCGCAAACATTTCCAGTTCCGGCCGGATGCCGGATTTTCCGTCGCCGATACGGCGTCACCATTTCACAGGCCGCTGCGCCGCAAAGAATCATCATGGCCACATCTCATCCCCGTCCCCGCATGCTCCTGGCCGACGACAAAGGCCAGATATACGACGATCCCGATCTTCTCATGCTCTGCCGCAAGGGCAACGAATGGACGCTGCCGCGCCCCGACGAACTCATGCCCCTGCCTCCCGAAAGCGAGCTCTTTCTGCTGCCCGGCCGTCACGCCGCCGGTCTTGATCCCGAAACCGGCGACACCGTGGAAGTCGAAGAACTCGCCGTGGCCGCCTTCATCGCGCCCGCGCACACCCTCACTGGGCACCCCGTGTACGTCACCGACGACGACGCCCCCACCCTGCCCCTCTTCGCCTACGCCGCCGTGGGCATGATAGGCGACCGCTTCTACGTGTGCGCCAAAAAGGTCGATGAAGACCCGCGCCAGATCTTTACCGGCATCCCGCAGAAGAAGATCAACAAGGCGGCAAAGGAACTCATGGCGAAGTATCCGCACAACCGCTTCATTCAGCACCTCATGCAGAACTGCGTGCTGAAATACGGCTGCCCCGCGGCCAAGAATCTCGCCATCGGCCGCTACGAAGCGCCCATTCCCACCTCGCGCGTGTGCAACGCCCGCTGCGTGGGCTGCATTTCGCACAAGAATGAGGATTCCACCATCTGCGCCACCCCGCAGGACCGCCTCACCTTCACCCCCACGGCCGACGAAATCCTTGAAATGATGTTCCATCACATGAAAAACGAGGAACATCCCATCTTCTCCTTCGGCCAGGGCTGCGAAGGCGAACCCCTCACCGAGGCCCCGCTGCTGCTCGAAGTGGTGAAGAGGTTCCGCGCCGAAGGCGGTCACGGCACCATCAATCTGAATTCCAACGCCTCCATGCCCGACGAAGTCGCCAGGCTCGCCGACGCCGGACTCACCTCCCTGCGCGTGAGCATGAACAGCGCCCGCGACGAGGTGTATCTGCGCTACTATCGGCCGCGCAGCTTCTCCTTCGCCGATGTGCGCCGCTCCATCACCGAAGCGTCGAGCCGCGGCGTGTTCGTGTCGCTGAACCTGCTCTACTTCCCGGGCATCACCGACTGCGAAGAGGAAATCGAGGCTCTTGTGGAACTCATCAACACCTGCGGCGTGAGCTTCATTCAGCTGCGCAATCTGAACATTGATCCGGAAGTGTACATGAAACTCATGGAAGGCATCACCTTCGGACCCTCCGTGGGACTCGTGAACTTCCGCAAAAGGCTCAAAAAGTATTGCCCGGGCCTGAAGTTCGGCTACTTCAACCCCTACATGGGCGACGAGGCTTCCCACAGCGAAAACGACGGGGAAGACGCTCACGGCGAAAGCGACGACATCTCCCACGACGAACACTGACATACAGGCGGGACTCCATACCGGGGCCCCGCCTTTTTTGAATTCTCCTTCCGAAACCATGCGGCATGGCCTTTTCCGCATGCGTTCAACTTTCAACGTTTTTCTTCTCCCATGATAGCTTCTCTTCTTTCCCTTTTCGGCAGATTGTCCTCGCGCCTTGCCCTGGCCTCGGCCCTCGCCATGGCGTGCGGCCTCTCGTCTCTCTTCCCTTCCGGCCCCGCGCAGGCTTACGAGTCGCGCTATGTTTACAAAGCCGACGGCTCGCCCCTGTTTGAGCTGCGCTTCTTCGACCAGGGAGAGCAGTACTATACGCCGGACGAAGACGACGACTACATATCCGCCTGGACGCTGTCCGAGGAGCAAAAGAACGGCACCGTCGAAGCCGCCCGCCTCTGGGCCGATATGCTCGGCACGTCAAGCCGCAACACCTCGCCCCTCTTCATCGACATCGGCACTGCCGACTACGAGAACGCCACCGGCTACTCCTCTCCCAACTTATCCGATCTTCCCGTCGTTCCCACCGGGATGCAGGGCGCCATCATAAACGGCACGGACATGGAGCAGCCGGCGGTCATCGAGATCGGCACTCTGAATTTCGCCATTTCCGATCACCTTTCGCCGACCCCATTAACAGGAAAGTTTGATTTCACAGCTACTCTGTACCATGAACTGGGTCACGCTCTCGGCATTGACAGTCAGCACCGGACTAATGAATACGGCGTCACGGAACAGATTTCCGTATGGGACTCGCACCTCGTGGACCAGTACGGCAACAGGCTCCAGCCGGGCATGCGCATTGTTTCAGAAAGCGAAGCCAGCAGCGTGGAAGGGCCGAAGTTCGTCGTGGGCGAGTTAACAAACAGCGGTGTACATTTCTACGGCAAGCACGTTTCCGAAGTGCTCGGCGAAGGCAACGGCCTGCCTGTCGAAGGCTATGAGTACGGCGTTCCCGATCTTGCGCACATCGAGCTTGAACACAGCCTCATGAGCCATCAGTACTACCGCAACTACACCACCTTCATGGAAGCGGAACTGGCCGCGCTTCAGGACCTGGGCTACGAGTTCGACCGCAAAAACTACTACGGTTTCTCCGTGTACGCTGATGGCCAGACCATGGTGAACAAAAACGGCTACTTTGCCAGAAACGCCGAAGGTACCGCCTACCTCTACGGCGTGCCGAACACGGCCACGCTCGGCGTGGGCCTGCACGTTTACGGCAAGAACAACACCATTACTCAGGCCGCCGACCTTCTCGCCTGCGGCACGGCGGGCACCGGCATTCGCGTGGACGGCAGCGCCAACAACCTCACCATAGCCCCCGGCGTGCGCATTGCGGCCGACGGCTCCTGGGGCACGGGCCTTCTTGTGGCCTACGGCAAAAATCATACCGTCATAAGCCGAGGCGATATTACCGCCCTCGGCAAGGGGGGCATTGCCGCCCGCTTCGACTTCGGCAACAACTTGCTCGGCAACGACATAGAATACCGCGGCTCGTGGATATGGACCTACCAGGACGGCGATGCCATCTTCGAAATCCCTCTCGACGCCTACGAAGGCAAGGACGCCAGCGGATTTGACCTGAACATCGACGGCCCGCTTGTTTCCCGTTTCGACGTGAGCGGCCTTCTTGCCGGAACGGACGCCTCCATCTTCATTTCCAAAAACGCGCTGGTCAAAGACATCAACGTTCTTTCCGGCGCGCAGCTCATCGGCGACATCGTTTCCGAATGGAATCCGAACAACGAATACCTCCTGTACCCGGGCGACAGAAAAGATCTTTACACTGCCCTCAACTTCGGCCATGCCGCCAATGCGGACGGAACCGCAGGCGCTCCCGACAGCAGCTTCGATATGACGCTCTTCGGCTCCGTCAACGGCGCAAGAAGCATCAACATGAACCTCGACGCCGGACGCCTTGCCGTCACCGGCACGGTGAACGCTTACTCTCTGAAGAACTCCGGCCGCCTCGCTCTGTACGGCATGGATGAATCCGGCAAGTCCGCTCACCTGACCTCCAGCTTCGTGAACGGCGAAAACGCCGTGCTCGAAACCCTCGTTTCCGCCTCCGGCAAGGTGAACGGCATTGAAGCGAGTTCCGCCGAGCTGGCCGGTACCTGGGCCCTGCGCCCCCTGCCGGAATTCTACGCCGCAGGCTCCGTCATACGCCCGGAATCTCCCGTGGAGGCCGAACAAGTTTCCGGCAACTTCAATGACGTTGTGGTGGAAAATACTTCCCCCACGCTTGATTTCTCCCTGAGTTTCGACCCCGAATTCACCATGACCGCCACCCGCGGCCGCGACGCCTACAGTCGCTATGCTGAGAACGCGGGCGCGCGCTCCCTCGGCGGCGCGCTCTGGGGCATTTCCGGCGTGGCCGAAGGCGACATGCAAAACCTTCTCGCCGCGCTGGACTGGTCTGCACCGGACGGCTCCGGCGTGACCCGCGGCCTGAACGCCCTCGGCCCGGAAGCCTTCGACAACGCCGCCCGCGCTTCCCTGAACCAGATGAGCGAGTTCAGCTCGCTGCTCTTCCGGCACATGACCACCGCCGAAACCGCCCGCCGTGCAGGCATCCTGCCGGACTCTCCCGACGCGGAACACTGGACGCTCTGGGCCGCGCCCTACGGCTCCGGCTCCTGGCAGAGCGGCCGCAGCGGACTTTCGAACTGGAACAGCACCGGTGCGGGCCTCATGGCGGGACTCGATCGCAGGCTTGATTCCGGCCTCACCCTGGGCGGACACATTGCAGCGGGCGCGCGCCGCACCTTTACCGGCGGCAGCCACAGCGCCACGGCCGAAACCCGCGATTTTCTCATCGGCGTGCAGGGCCTCTACGCCCCTGATTCCTGGAATGGCTTCTACCTCACCGCTCAGGCCCGCGCGGGCGTGGAAGACGGCGACATGAAGCGAAACGTCCTCATCGGTCCCTACGCCGCCCACAACGAAAGCGACTGGACCGGCTTTGCCTTCGGCTCCCTCATCGGCGCAGGCAAGGACTGGACGTGGAACACAGACGCGGGCACCTTCGCCGCAGGCCCCCTCGCCTTCCTCGAATGGAACGCCTTGCGCCGCCCCGGCATTTCGGAACGCGGTTCCTCCGCCTCGCTCCTGCACCTTGAAAGCGACTCCTTCCACTCCGTGCCCCTCACCCTGGGCGCACACATGGTATGGAACACCGCCACCGCCAACGGCTCCACCCTCGGCCTCGACCTCATGGCAGGCTGGAAGCACGAACTTGCAGACGATTCCTTCGCCTCCCGCGCTTCCTTCCGGGATTACGGCTCCTTCGCCTTCGCGTCCGATACCTCCCTCACCGGCCGCGACGCCATGGTGCTCCAGTCAAGCCTCACCCTTACCGCCAGGGATAATTTCTCCCTCCAGATGAACCTCGGCGGCGAACTCTTCCGCCCCCACGCCTCCGCCGTCAACGCAGGCCTCACCTTGGGATGGAAGTTTTAAAGGAAGATGGATGATGGGAGAGAATGCGGGGGAAGGGAGGGAAAATTTTGAAAATTTTTCCCTCCCTTCCCCCGCGCCCCCATCCCTCCTTTCAAAACTTTTTAATTTTTAAGGGGATGAGACAACGTAGTGAAAGGAAAGCGGAAATGAGAGAAACGAAAAGGGTGAAAAATCATTGAAATGAGGCGCGGTCATTATCGGCACGCGCGTCCCCCCTCCCCCCAACATCTGGAAATCCTTTCGGCATAGACGTATTCGGCTGGGTGTGGCTCACATTCCCCCGAGCGTTGAGAGAGCTTTTTCCGTTTTACCTTTGGGCACTGCCCTCAGTGTTCCCCAAAAAAATCTGGAAATCCCATCCTTGCTCACGCCTGTCCGGCGCAGGCCGGACAGGCGTCGGCCACCGCAGGTGGGCGCAGCAGCGCACACCTGCACTGAGTACGCAGCCCGAACAGAGCCTGCCAAGCACTTCCGAGCCTCGCAGTCTTTGCCTCTCCGAATTCTCGCCCGGCGAATACAACTCGTCCTGCATCCACGCTCCCGCCCCGCCGAGGGCGAAGCCTGAGGCGGAATCAGGGGGGCGCGGGGGGAATTATTTCCCCCGCCGGGGTCCGGGGCAGCGCCCCGGAGGCTCTTGCCGATCCCGTCCTTTCCTGCCTTTCTCTCAGATATTGAGGAAGTTTTTGACGACGGGGGTGAGGTCTTCGTTTTGGGAGGGGCGGAACCAGAGGATGCGTTTATCGGCGCGGAACCAGGTCCATTGGCGTTTTGCGTAGGCGCGGGTATTGCGTGTCCAGAGTTCGACGCACTGGTCGAGGGAGAGGGAGCCGGAGAGGCAGGCGGCGGTTTCGGCGCAGCCTATGCCGGTCCAGCCGGGAGCGGAGGTATCGGGGCAGGCCTTGAGGGCGGACTCGGCCTCTTCGAGGGCTCCGTTACGGATCATGATTTTGATGCGTTTTTCGAGGAAGGGGGTAAGTTCGGGCAGGGGGAGGCCTATGCCCAGGCGAAGGGTCTGCCATTTGGCGGGGGGAGGGGTTTGGGCGTGCCACCAGGAAAAGGTTTTTCCGGTGCTTTCCCAGACTTCGAGGGCGCGGACGTTGCGCTGGCTGTCGTTGGGGTGGATTTTTGCGGCGTAGTCGGGATCTATGGACGCGAGGCGCGCGTGGAGGGCCGGGGCGCCCAGGGTTTCGCATTCCCGGGTGAGGCGTTTCGTCACTTCCGGGTCTGCGGCGGGAATGGCGGCTATGCCGTCGAGCAGGGCGCGCAGGTAGAAGCCCGTGCCGCCCACAAGGATGGGGAGGCGTCCTTCGGCGAGGGTTTCGCGGATGGCGGCGTCGGCGAGATCGGCCCACTGTCCGGCGGAGATTTTTTTCGTGGTTTCCAGCCAGCCGTAGAGCTTATGAGGGCAGACCTGTTTTTCCTCTTCCGAGGGCTGGGCCGTGATGATGGGAAAATCGCGGTACACCTGACGGGAATCGGCATTGATGACGGCGGAGGGAAGTCCGCAGCGTTCGAGCATGGCGGCAATGTGCAGGGCGGCGGCGGTTTTGCCGGAGCCCGTGGGGCCGGCCAGACAGAGAATGCGGGGCGCAGGAGTCATGCGCGATTGTCTCCGGAGCATTCAAAGAGGTCGTCGTCTTCGGGATCGGGACCGGTGCAGGGCGCGGACGCGGGCCAGGATTCGGGCAGGCCGTAGGCGCGGCGCAGGCGCGGAATGACGGTGGGCGGCACGAGGCAGCGCACGTCGCCGCCGAGGGAGGCCACGTTGCGGATATTAGTGGAGCTTATGTACATCCAGCGCAGATCGGACATGAGGAATATGGTCTGCACGTCGTGCTGCAGCTTACGGTTCATGAGGGCCATCTGGAATTCGTAATCGAAGTCGGAAACGGCGCGCAGGCCGCGCAGAATGGCCTTGGCTCCCACGCTGGCGGCGAAGTCCACGAGCAGACCGGCGAAGGGCATGACCTTCACGCCGGGGATGCCGGCAAAGACTTCCTTCACGATGTCCACGCGCTCTTCGAGGGTGAAGAGCGGATGCTTGCCGCAATCCTTGGCCACGGCGACGATGACGGTATCGAAGAGTTCGAGGCCGCGGCGTATGATGCATTCATGTCCGTTCGTGAGCGGATCAAAGGTGCCGGGATAAATGGCTATACGTTCTTCACCCATACCAGAATCCTTGTGTTGCCGTACAAGCGTTCGGCCTCAAGGCGCAGATTGTACTGCGCGTCGGCCCTGAGGGGGAGACCTTTTTCGACTTCGGCGACGAGGAAGCCGTCGTCGGCGAGCCAACCCTGACGGATGATGTTCTTGAGAGCGGGCTTGAAGAGATCGGCGCCGTAGGGCGGATCGATGCAGATGAGCTGACAGGGTTCCGCAGGACGGCGGGCGGTCACGCGCAAAGCGTCGTCTTCATGGATGGCGCAACGGTCGGCGAGGCCGAGGTTGGCGGCGTTTTTCCGCAGGCATTCGGCGGCCCTGTGATCTTTTTCAATGAAGTCGGCAAAGCGCGCGCCGCGGCTGAGCGCCTCGAAGCCGAGGCTGCCGCTGCCCGCGAACACGTCGAGCACGCGCACCGCGCCCCACACGACGCCGCGGGCTTCGAGCATGGAAAACAGGGATTCGCGCACTCTTCCCATGGCGGGTCTGTAGCCCGGTCCGGTAACGGTGTGAAGGGTGCGTCCGCGACAGGCGCCGGCAATGATTCGCATGAAAGGTTTCCTGAGTAAGGCGAGCCTGAGGCGCGCCGCCGGAAGGCTCCGGGATGAAGGTTTTGACAACGAAGCGCAAAAAGCTCCCGCGACGGCGTTTCGGGGCCGCGGGAGCTGCAAAGGTAACGCTTGCGCGCCGCTCTGACAAGAGGGCTCCGCACGGGTTCGGAGCCCGGAACCGGAATCAGAGCTGGGAGAGGAAGAGCACGAGATCGCGTTCGATTTCCACGAGGCGGTCGCGCAGTTCGGTCTGCTCTTCCCAGGGAATTTCGTCCACGTGGGCGAGGCGTTCGCGCACCTGGGCGACGCGCTGTTCGAGCTCTCCGGCCAGGAAGTTCCAGTCCACGCGGGGCTTGGCGCGCGAGGGGCTCGGCATGTGGATTTCGGTGCGCACCGCGCCCTCGATGGTGGCTTCCTCAAGGTATTCGGGAATGCGCGCCGTGATGCCGAAGCGATCCTTGATGAGTCCGGCAAGGATTTCCTGGGCCTTGGGTTCGCCGTGAACCAGCGCAATGTTCATGCCCGGACGAGCCATGCTTCCTATCCATTCGAGGAGCTGGCTTTGTCCGGCGTGGGCGGAGAATCCGTTGATGGTGAATATTCTTGCGGCCACGGCCACGTCTTCGCCGAAGAGGCGCAGCGATTTTGCGCCGTCCACGAGCTTTCTTCCGGGGGTGCCCATGGCCTGATAGCCCACGAACACGATGCTGACGCCTTCCTTCCACAGGTTGTGCTTGAGGTGATGGCGTATGCGGCCCGCGTTGCACATGCCGCTTGCGGAAAGAATGATGGCCGGGCCTTCCATGGTGTTGAGCTTCTGGGATTCCTGCGCGCTCTGGGTGAAACGCACGAGGCCGTCGGGAGTGGCCTTGAAGTCTTCGACGGTGAACTCGGGAGTGCGCAGATGATCGGCGTACTTCATGAACACCTGCGTGGCCTTGGACGCCAGCGGACTGTCCACGAAGATGGGCATGGGTTCGGGCAGACGGTTCTGCTTTTTCAGGATGAGCAGGCTGTAGAGGATTTCCTGCGTGCGTTCCACGGCAAAGGCCGGAATGATGACCTTTTCGTGATGGCTGAAGCTGTAATTGACGGCTTCGGCGAGTTCTTCGAGGGTGTCGTCTTCGCCCTTGTGATCGCGGTCGCCGTAGGTGGATTCCACAAAGAGCCAGTCGGGGGTGTCGGGCTTTTCGGCGTCGGGCAGGAGCAGGGCTCCGGGTCGTCCGAGGTCGCCGGAAAAGACGATGCGGGTGGATTTGCCCTCTTCCTCGACGGTGAGTTCCAGAAAGGCCGCGCCGAGGATGTGGCCCGCGTGGCGGAAGACGACCTTCACGCCCGGCGCGGGAAGGATGGCGTCGTCGAAGTTCACGGGATGCAGAAGCTTGGCGGTGGCGAGGGCGTCTTCGGTTTCGTAGAGGGGCTCGCCGCCGGCGACTTCGGAAGCGCCGCGCCGCTTGTCGTGACGACTTTTCCATTCATGATCCATTTCCTGAATGTGGGCGCTGTCTTCGAGCATGATGGAGGCGAGCTCGGCCGTGGGCCGCGTGCAGTAGATGCTGCCCTTGAAGCCCTTTTTGACCATGCGGGGCAAAAGACCCGAGTGATCGATGTGGGCGTGGGTGAGCAGAATGAAATCCAGGTTTTCGGGGCGATAGGCGTCCGTCTGAAAGTTTCGCTCTTCAATGGCGGAGTTGCCCTGGAACATGCCGCAGTCCACGGCAAAGCGGGACGAGCCGGTTTCTATGACGTAGCAGGAACCGGTAACGGTCTGGGCGGCCCCCAGAAAGGTGATTTTCATAACACGACTCCTGGAATAGGGTTCCGTACAGTGGGAGTATAGAAGCTTTTCGTTGTTTTCGCAAGGAATGGGACGGAGGAAAAGAAAAAAATCGCGGTGTTGCATTAGTTGCGCGCCGTTATGCAGAAGCGGGAAAAGAGGGGGCGCACGGCGACGGGATGACGCGGGGAAGGTGGAACGTCGCAGCGAAATGAAGGCGCGGCAGAGGCAAAGAATCTGGGGCGGCGGGGAACAGGATTCCGCGCCCTTCCCGGCGATGACGGCGGCGCTGACGGCAACGCTGATTTCGGCGCATCGTTCTGCGCTGACTGCGGGGCAGTTTTCGGCCCGGCGGGGTCGGCGCGACTTCGGCAGGCGGGCTCGCCTCCGGGTTCAGGAGCATGCTTTCCGGTCGGCGGGCGCCCCCCCGGTCGGCGAGAGCCTCGGCCTCGCCTCAGAAGAAGACGGCGGAGAGCGTCAGCACCGAGGCGCACATGATGAGCCAGGAAAGCGCCATGATTGCGGGAGCCGTTTTCAGGATGTCCCGGCTGGTAGTCCATTCATTGCCGTGCAGCAGCGCGGCGCTGGAGCTGGCGGCCGGGGTGAGGAAGGCCAGATGCACGCTCATGACCACCATGACCACCGCGGGAACAGGATTGGTGCCGTTGTTGGAGCAGTAGCTGAAAATGACGGGCATGAGCATGGCGCCCACGGCGCCGTTGTTGATGAACTGGCAGAGGCAGAGGGCGAGCGCGCCCATGCAGATCACGAAAAACATGGGGGAGCCGGAGCCGAAGACGGGCTGGAGCAGGCTCATGAAAAAGGGCGTGATGCCGCTTTCTGGCGCGGCCATGGCGGCGGAAAGAGGCTGCACCAGCGCAAGAATGAAAATGATGCCCCAGGCCACGCCTCCGGCCATGGCGCGGAAGGGAAGAAAGGGCCTGCCGTTTATTCTCATGGCGACCATGACCGCAATGACGAGCATGCAGATTCCCGTATTGCCGATGCCTTTGAGCAGTCTGACGAGAAGCATGTCTTCCGGGAGAAACGCCGGAATGAGCAGCAGCACGACCAGGGCGCACAGAAAGCCGAGAACGGTTTTCTGGCTGCCGGAAAACGTGATTTCGTCGCCGTTGCCGAGGGCTGCGGCGTCGAAATTTTTCAGACCGGAAACATCCGGCCGCAGAACGCAGCGGCCGAAGAGCAGAAACAGCAGGGAACACAGCAGGCAGATGACGAGCGACGTCGCCATGTATCCGGCGTAGGCGATGTGGGTTCCG includes the following:
- a CDS encoding MBL fold metallo-hydrolase, which translates into the protein MKITFLGAAQTVTGSCYVIETGSSRFAVDCGMFQGNSAIEERNFQTDAYRPENLDFILLTHAHIDHSGLLPRMVKKGFKGSIYCTRPTAELASIMLEDSAHIQEMDHEWKSRHDKRRGASEVAGGEPLYETEDALATAKLLHPVNFDDAILPAPGVKVVFRHAGHILGAAFLELTVEEEGKSTRIVFSGDLGRPGALLLPDAEKPDTPDWLFVESTYGDRDHKGEDDTLEELAEAVNYSFSHHEKVIIPAFAVERTQEILYSLLILKKQNRLPEPMPIFVDSPLASKATQVFMKYADHLRTPEFTVEDFKATPDGLVRFTQSAQESQKLNTMEGPAIILSASGMCNAGRIRHHLKHNLWKEGVSIVFVGYQAMGTPGRKLVDGAKSLRLFGEDVAVAARIFTINGFSAHAGQSQLLEWIGSMARPGMNIALVHGEPKAQEILAGLIKDRFGITARIPEYLEEATIEGAVRTEIHMPSPSRAKPRVDWNFLAGELEQRVAQVRERLAHVDEIPWEEQTELRDRLVEIERDLVLFLSQL